In Thermoflexus sp., the following proteins share a genomic window:
- a CDS encoding DNA translocase FtsK, whose protein sequence is LVIATQRPSVDVVTGLIKANFPARIAFAVASSVDSRVILDTPGAETLLGRGDMLFLPPDLGKPVRVQGAYVSDGEVERVVRFWQERYADERPEPAPWEGMVTPLEVGSGRSVSRGEFEEEDEEALLREAIEIIKRHRGASTSLLQRKLRIGYPKAARLIDRLEELGIIGPPEPSGRLRPLLIPDNWEPPPDWFRR, encoded by the coding sequence CTGGTGATCGCCACCCAGCGCCCCAGCGTGGATGTGGTGACCGGATTGATCAAGGCCAACTTCCCGGCCCGCATCGCCTTCGCGGTGGCCTCCTCGGTGGACTCCCGGGTGATCCTGGACACGCCGGGAGCGGAGACCCTGCTGGGGCGTGGGGATATGCTCTTCCTGCCGCCGGATCTGGGGAAGCCGGTTCGGGTCCAGGGCGCCTATGTTTCGGATGGAGAGGTGGAGCGGGTGGTGCGGTTCTGGCAGGAGCGCTATGCGGATGAGCGGCCAGAGCCTGCCCCCTGGGAAGGGATGGTGACCCCCCTGGAGGTGGGGAGTGGCCGTTCGGTGAGCCGCGGCGAATTCGAGGAGGAGGACGAAGAGGCCCTGTTACGGGAGGCGATCGAGATCATCAAGCGGCATCGTGGGGCGTCCACTTCCCTGCTTCAGCGCAAGCTGCGCATCGGCTATCCCAAGGCCGCTCGCCTCATCGACCGCTTGGAGGAGCTCGGGATCATCGGCCCGCCGGAGCCCAGCGGCCGCCTGCGTCCGCTCCTCATCCCGGACAACTGGGAACCCCCGCCGGACTGGTTCCGGCGATAG